In a single window of the Cerasicoccus sp. TK19100 genome:
- a CDS encoding DeoR/GlpR family DNA-binding transcription regulator, translating to MTNKQRLDEIEKFIREHKYADLHTLGTKFDISLSTVRRALNELETNGVIRRHHGGASLVDEDSAASDYDFITQDDRQSEEKHRIAHSVAAKIESGMTVIIDGGTTSYAVAKLLVEKRLVVITNSLPVAALFSEVGSCETIVTGGTVYARLGILYGPTCEQALGQVHADIAVCGGAGITAQGLWNTNTFIVSFQHRMFDSSDETFYVLDSSKHDRRALHLTTPFKPNLTVATDAPPPDDIAQAITDNGAKLLLPN from the coding sequence ATGACGAATAAACAACGCCTCGACGAAATCGAGAAATTCATCCGCGAGCATAAATACGCCGACCTGCACACGCTCGGGACGAAGTTCGACATCTCCCTGTCGACTGTGCGCCGTGCGCTCAACGAACTGGAGACCAACGGTGTGATCCGCCGGCACCATGGCGGTGCCAGTTTGGTGGACGAGGATTCTGCCGCCAGCGACTACGATTTTATTACGCAGGACGACCGTCAATCGGAGGAAAAGCACCGTATCGCGCACAGCGTTGCCGCGAAGATTGAATCGGGGATGACGGTCATTATCGACGGCGGCACGACGAGCTATGCTGTCGCTAAGCTTTTGGTGGAGAAGCGCTTGGTTGTCATTACCAATAGCCTCCCGGTCGCGGCGCTCTTTAGCGAGGTGGGCTCGTGCGAGACGATTGTCACCGGCGGCACGGTTTACGCGCGGCTGGGGATTCTCTACGGGCCGACGTGCGAGCAGGCGCTTGGCCAAGTACATGCCGATATCGCCGTGTGCGGCGGAGCGGGGATCACGGCACAGGGCCTGTGGAACACCAATACCTTCATCGTCTCGTTCCAGCACCGCATGTTCGACTCGTCCGACGAGACCTTCTACGTGCTCGACAGCAGTAAGCACGACCGCCGCGCGCTGCATCTGACGACCCCCTTTAAGCCCAACCTCACCGTGGCCACCGATGCGCCGCCGCCGGACGACATTGCCCAGGCGATCACCGACAACGGTGCCAAGCTGCTCCTGCCCAACTAA
- a CDS encoding rhamnulokinase has product MKKTHCAAVDLGATSGRVIVGAYTNESLELTEVHRFPNAFHRLNQHEYWDLGGFFSHIQKGLVEAKKLFPDLASCGVDTWGVDYALLDREGRLVAPVHAYRDERTEPIRDRLIANGEDKQLYNWTGLPPVNYNTVIQLHESLTAFPHLRDAVDRCLLLPDYFNYLLSGEMVNEVSIASTGQLLDIKSGEFSQATLDFFGIPSHWFQGPAKAGQKLGKVRDIPGLENIDVILAPGHDTSCAFEAIPRIGKDLFISAGTWLLTGGLTAQAASGDIAYELGVSNERDGQGGYRPNKILLGLWMLEKVMPSFDGRPTNDAEWSALIELADDISRADVLIDTSDRSLFNPENMKDAIDANLTKRGGKPPADLPGYVSLICDSLGASVADTVTKFETMTGETFDNLIIVGGGSKNRLLCQRIADFAGIPVTSYKLEGTTVGNIGYQLLGLGVIDSLDEFRQVVARDIAKHSYRPSA; this is encoded by the coding sequence ATGAAGAAAACCCATTGCGCCGCCGTTGACCTCGGTGCCACCAGCGGACGCGTCATCGTTGGTGCCTACACCAACGAGTCGCTCGAACTAACTGAAGTCCATCGCTTCCCGAACGCCTTTCACCGCCTCAACCAGCACGAATACTGGGATCTGGGCGGCTTCTTCAGCCACATTCAAAAGGGGCTGGTCGAGGCGAAAAAGTTGTTCCCCGATCTCGCCTCCTGCGGCGTGGACACCTGGGGTGTCGACTACGCGCTGCTCGATCGGGAAGGCCGCCTCGTGGCCCCCGTGCACGCCTATCGCGATGAGCGCACTGAGCCGATCCGCGACCGCCTGATCGCCAACGGCGAGGACAAGCAGCTCTACAACTGGACGGGGCTGCCGCCGGTAAATTACAACACCGTCATTCAACTGCACGAGTCGCTGACGGCCTTCCCGCATCTGCGCGACGCCGTGGACCGCTGCCTGCTGCTCCCGGATTATTTCAACTATCTGCTCTCGGGCGAGATGGTCAACGAGGTCTCCATCGCCAGCACGGGCCAACTGCTCGACATCAAGTCCGGCGAGTTCTCGCAGGCGACGCTGGACTTCTTTGGCATCCCCTCGCACTGGTTCCAGGGCCCGGCCAAGGCAGGGCAAAAGCTCGGCAAGGTCCGCGACATTCCAGGCCTGGAAAACATCGACGTCATCCTCGCGCCAGGGCACGACACCTCCTGCGCCTTCGAGGCAATCCCGCGCATCGGCAAGGACTTGTTTATCTCCGCCGGCACCTGGCTGCTCACGGGCGGGCTCACCGCACAAGCCGCCTCGGGCGATATCGCCTACGAGCTGGGGGTCTCCAACGAACGCGACGGTCAGGGCGGCTACCGCCCAAACAAAATTCTCCTCGGCCTGTGGATGCTGGAAAAGGTTATGCCGTCCTTCGACGGTCGCCCGACCAATGATGCCGAGTGGTCCGCCCTCATCGAGCTCGCGGACGACATCAGCCGCGCAGACGTCCTGATCGACACCAGCGACCGCTCGCTCTTCAACCCGGAGAACATGAAGGACGCAATCGACGCCAACCTGACCAAGCGCGGCGGCAAGCCACCGGCTGACCTGCCCGGCTACGTGAGCCTGATTTGCGACTCCCTCGGCGCCAGCGTGGCCGACACGGTCACCAAGTTTGAGACGATGACCGGCGAGACCTTTGACAACCTGATCATTGTTGGCGGCGGTTCGAAGAACCGTTTGCTCTGCCAGCGCATTGCTGACTTTGCGGGCATCCCGGTGACGAGTTACAAGCTGGAGGGCACCACGGTGGGCAACATCGGCTACCAGCTGCTCGGCCTCGGCGTCATCGATTCTCTGGACGAGTTCCGCCAGGTCGTCGCGCGCGACATCGCCAAGCACAGCTACCGTCCCAGCGCTTAG
- a CDS encoding NUDIX domain-containing protein: MAAGSDNIFPPLSRNVRSASRAVIIQDGKLLAIKMKRPREKEIFYILPGGGQRHGETLVTSLMRECREEIGVEPIVESMAYVREYIGRNHSFSNKHRHFHQLEVVFFCRLPEGVEIDLSTNGDRNQVGIEWIPMSELPKANFYPRKIIEFIREGGLHIDPLYLGDIN, encoded by the coding sequence ATGGCCGCTGGCAGCGACAACATCTTCCCACCTCTCTCCCGCAACGTGCGCAGCGCGTCGCGTGCGGTGATCATCCAGGATGGCAAGCTACTCGCAATCAAGATGAAGCGCCCTCGCGAGAAAGAGATTTTCTACATATTGCCCGGTGGCGGACAGCGCCACGGCGAGACACTGGTCACCTCTCTCATGCGCGAATGCCGCGAAGAAATTGGCGTGGAGCCCATTGTCGAATCCATGGCCTACGTCCGCGAATACATTGGGCGCAACCACTCATTTTCCAACAAGCACCGGCACTTTCACCAACTGGAGGTGGTCTTCTTCTGCCGTCTGCCCGAAGGCGTGGAGATCGACCTGAGCACCAACGGCGACCGCAACCAGGTCGGCATTGAGTGGATCCCAATGAGCGAGCTGCCGAAAGCCAACTTCTACCCGCGCAAGATCATTGAGTTCATTCGCGAGGGCGGCCTGCATATCGACCCGCTCTACCTCGGCGACATTAATTAG
- a CDS encoding UDPGP type 1 family protein: protein MNSATTETLINSFKQAGQGQVFQYWDELDDAAKSSLIEQAEQIDLAEIDRLNETLVLGDSDAHSVDLSDLEPAPYIPRPESGGDQQAWLDARTKGEEALKAGRVAAFTVAGGQGTRLGYDGPKGTFPVSPVRQATLFQIFAEKIVAARTRYGATIPWFLMTSNLNHEATEAFFKENDFFGLGADTVHFFKQGLMPAVDLEGKIILSGKSEIAMSPDGHGGSLRALVRSGSVEKMKAAGIDIISYFQVDNPLVKFLDPALIGFHLDAQSEMSSKMLPKAYPKEKVGHFCTQRGKTVVVEYSDMPDELVEQTTDSGELRYIAGSIAIHVLDRDFVESMGGNNPDAALPFHRADKKVPALDANGEPFKPEEPNGVKFEMFVFDALPFAKNPVIIATTREEDFAPVKNAEGVDSPQTSKDAQVYEFTQWAKKAGVNIETDENGMPHFTFEVTPKFADSEEAFVNRWQSLDPKPEIKEGTVLDA from the coding sequence ATGAACTCCGCTACCACCGAGACCCTCATTAACTCTTTCAAGCAGGCTGGCCAGGGCCAGGTTTTCCAATACTGGGATGAGCTGGACGACGCCGCCAAAAGCTCCCTTATCGAGCAGGCCGAGCAAATCGACCTTGCCGAAATCGACCGCCTCAACGAGACCCTCGTGCTCGGCGACAGCGACGCCCATAGCGTCGACCTCAGCGACCTCGAACCGGCACCCTACATCCCCCGCCCCGAAAGCGGTGGCGATCAGCAAGCCTGGCTCGACGCGCGCACCAAGGGCGAGGAAGCGCTGAAGGCCGGCCGCGTGGCGGCGTTCACGGTAGCTGGCGGCCAAGGCACGCGCCTCGGCTACGACGGCCCCAAGGGTACCTTCCCGGTTTCCCCGGTTCGCCAGGCAACGCTGTTTCAGATCTTCGCGGAAAAGATCGTCGCCGCCCGCACGCGCTACGGTGCCACGATCCCGTGGTTCCTGATGACGAGCAACCTCAACCACGAAGCCACCGAAGCTTTCTTTAAAGAGAACGACTTTTTCGGCCTGGGCGCGGACACCGTGCACTTCTTCAAGCAGGGGCTGATGCCCGCCGTCGACCTCGAAGGCAAAATCATCCTCTCTGGCAAGAGCGAGATCGCGATGAGCCCGGACGGCCACGGCGGCTCGCTCCGCGCGCTGGTTCGCAGCGGCTCGGTCGAGAAAATGAAGGCCGCCGGCATCGACATTATTTCGTATTTTCAAGTGGATAATCCGCTCGTGAAGTTCCTCGATCCGGCACTGATCGGCTTCCACCTCGACGCGCAAAGCGAGATGTCCTCCAAGATGCTGCCCAAGGCTTACCCAAAGGAAAAGGTTGGCCACTTCTGCACGCAGCGCGGCAAAACCGTCGTCGTCGAATACAGCGACATGCCCGACGAACTCGTTGAGCAGACTACCGACAGTGGCGAGCTGCGCTACATCGCCGGCTCCATCGCCATCCACGTGCTCGACCGCGACTTCGTGGAAAGCATGGGTGGCAACAATCCCGACGCCGCCCTGCCCTTCCACCGCGCCGATAAAAAGGTGCCCGCGCTCGACGCCAACGGCGAGCCTTTCAAGCCCGAAGAGCCCAACGGCGTGAAGTTCGAGATGTTCGTTTTCGACGCCCTGCCCTTTGCGAAAAACCCGGTCATCATCGCCACCACGCGCGAGGAAGATTTTGCCCCGGTCAAGAACGCGGAAGGCGTCGACTCGCCACAAACTTCCAAGGACGCCCAAGTGTATGAGTTCACTCAGTGGGCGAAGAAAGCCGGCGTGAACATCGAGACCGACGAAAACGGCATGCCGCACTTCACCTTTGAGGTCACGCCCAAGTTCGCCGACAGCGAAGAAGCGTTTGTCAACCGCTGGCAAAGCCTCGACCCCAAGCCGGAGATCAAAGAAGGCACCGTCTTGGATGCGTAG
- a CDS encoding metal-dependent hydrolase produces the protein MKLQYLGHAACLLEVDGAKLLFDPFLSGNEKCNVAPADVQCDYILLTHAHQDHVGDAVEIALANDAPILANFELASYLNAKHGVKVEPVNPGGGIDLPFGRVKFTFAYHSSSTPDENGVPIYMGQPAGIIVTSGKTSFYHAGDTGLFGDMKLLGDMHDIELALLPIGDRFTMGPDDAVKAIEFLRPRYVVPIHYNTFPGMIDQDPEAFADKATSATGVAVSILECGDAVEF, from the coding sequence ATGAAACTTCAATACCTAGGCCATGCTGCGTGCCTCCTCGAGGTGGACGGCGCCAAACTCCTGTTCGATCCGTTCCTGTCGGGAAACGAAAAATGCAACGTCGCTCCCGCTGACGTCCAATGCGACTACATCCTGCTGACCCACGCCCACCAGGACCACGTGGGCGACGCAGTGGAAATCGCCCTCGCCAACGACGCGCCCATCCTCGCCAATTTCGAGCTCGCCAGCTACCTCAACGCCAAGCACGGCGTGAAGGTGGAACCCGTCAACCCCGGCGGCGGGATCGACCTGCCCTTTGGCCGCGTGAAATTTACCTTCGCCTACCACAGCTCCAGCACGCCCGACGAAAACGGCGTCCCGATTTACATGGGCCAACCGGCGGGCATCATCGTCACCTCCGGCAAGACCAGCTTCTACCACGCGGGCGACACCGGCCTCTTCGGCGACATGAAGCTGCTTGGCGACATGCACGACATCGAGCTGGCACTGCTCCCCATTGGCGACCGCTTTACCATGGGCCCGGATGACGCCGTGAAAGCCATCGAGTTCCTGCGCCCGCGCTACGTCGTGCCGATCCACTACAACACCTTCCCCGGCATGATCGACCAAGACCCCGAAGCCTTCGCCGACAAAGCAACCAGCGCCACCGGCGTCGCAGTCAGTATTCTCGAATGTGGAGACGCGGTGGAGTTTTAG
- a CDS encoding thioredoxin family protein: protein MAAVNSTMLPLGTPAPEFALPDANGNTVSLGQFDGASAYLIAFICNHCPYVFHIRRDFARLAEEYQQRGVAVIAINANDVDQYPDDSPEKMKSQIFEAGYTFPYLFDEAQTVAKAYRAACTPDFYVFDRDRYLCYRGQFDDSRPGNGVSVTGSDVSAALDATLEGERILDDVQKPSIGCNIKWKPGNEPDYYANA from the coding sequence ATGGCAGCGGTAAACTCCACGATGCTTCCCTTGGGCACACCAGCCCCCGAATTTGCGTTACCTGACGCAAACGGCAATACCGTGTCGCTGGGGCAGTTCGACGGAGCTTCGGCTTACCTGATTGCGTTTATCTGCAACCATTGTCCGTATGTGTTCCACATCCGCCGCGACTTCGCGCGCCTGGCCGAGGAATACCAACAGCGCGGCGTCGCCGTGATCGCCATCAACGCCAACGATGTAGACCAATACCCGGACGACAGCCCGGAGAAAATGAAGTCCCAGATCTTTGAGGCGGGCTACACCTTTCCCTATTTGTTCGACGAAGCGCAAACGGTGGCCAAGGCCTACCGTGCCGCTTGCACGCCGGACTTCTACGTCTTCGATCGCGACCGTTACCTGTGCTATCGCGGCCAGTTCGACGACTCCCGCCCGGGCAACGGCGTCTCCGTGACCGGCAGCGATGTCAGTGCCGCGCTAGATGCCACGCTCGAAGGCGAACGCATCCTCGACGACGTGCAAAAGCCCTCCATCGGCTGCAACATCAAGTGGAAGCCCGGCAACGAGCCAGACTATTACGCGAACGCTTAG
- a CDS encoding sensor histidine kinase, giving the protein MSANSFQEQFALLEQIGCPIALLDDELCIHFANATFEEQMGGTLPVNGDLESVLANSRAVHRSISAAETIASPIPMRLESLVGKHALHGLVSRVTYAGRMLFLFHGTQNDANRFTRLNHELHSIHSALNRERQLARQHEDTCRAIEAFVDVLVHDIRSPLATVVQGLGMLPDEIEADNLDFSRRMMNELKLSSERLVEFVDSLYQHSQVHRAELNIESIDLARLISDLQKDLSLLFTECGGELVAPPLLPVMKADRQQLRQLLQNLLQNAVKFRHDERPLSVTLGCERLDDSTLEIFVRDNGQGFDPSSAKDLFDPYKRNGDSKNNGLGIGLATCRSIAERHGWTIRAIGKVNHGAEFRVRIPSHV; this is encoded by the coding sequence ATGAGCGCCAATTCATTTCAGGAACAGTTCGCCTTACTCGAACAAATCGGCTGCCCCATCGCCCTGCTCGACGACGAGCTATGCATTCACTTCGCCAATGCCACCTTTGAGGAACAAATGGGCGGCACCCTGCCGGTCAATGGCGACCTGGAAAGCGTCCTTGCCAATTCACGTGCGGTCCACCGCAGCATCTCCGCCGCAGAAACCATTGCCAGCCCGATCCCTATGCGGCTGGAGTCCCTCGTGGGCAAACACGCGCTCCATGGCCTGGTGAGCCGCGTCACCTACGCCGGGCGCATGCTGTTTCTCTTTCATGGCACGCAGAACGACGCCAACCGCTTTACTCGCCTCAACCACGAACTGCACTCCATCCATAGCGCCCTCAACCGCGAGCGCCAACTGGCCCGCCAACACGAGGACACCTGCCGCGCAATTGAAGCCTTCGTCGATGTGCTGGTGCACGACATCCGCTCACCGCTAGCCACCGTCGTGCAAGGACTCGGCATGCTGCCCGACGAAATCGAGGCCGACAACCTCGACTTCAGTCGCCGCATGATGAACGAGCTCAAGCTCTCTAGCGAGCGCCTCGTGGAATTCGTCGACAGCCTCTACCAGCACTCGCAAGTACACCGCGCCGAGCTCAACATCGAAAGCATCGACTTGGCCAGACTGATCAGCGATCTGCAAAAAGACCTCTCCCTGCTCTTCACCGAATGCGGCGGCGAGCTGGTGGCACCGCCACTGTTGCCCGTGATGAAGGCCGACCGCCAGCAGCTACGCCAGCTCCTGCAAAACCTGCTCCAAAACGCCGTCAAATTCCGCCATGACGAGCGGCCACTCAGCGTCACCCTCGGCTGCGAGCGGCTGGACGACTCCACCCTGGAAATCTTTGTCCGCGACAACGGCCAAGGCTTTGATCCCAGCTCAGCCAAGGACCTTTTCGACCCCTACAAACGCAACGGCGACAGCAAAAATAACGGTCTCGGCATTGGCCTGGCCACCTGCCGCTCCATCGCCGAGCGTCACGGCTGGACCATCCGCGCCATCGGCAAAGTCAACCATGGCGCTGAGTTCCGCGTGCGCATACCGTCGCACGTGTAG
- a CDS encoding methanogen output domain 1-containing protein, with product MPELQNNRRNRDQFLRELVAEVATTLQDVVGADEAEGFVKIVGLQMGKRINEDYTTAEDIGRWSLQDLADVLIDLKAKIEGGFSVESIQEDRIVLVNSRCPFAELAVGRPALCHLTSSVFGQVASAHFGYANVEITEAIARGDKRCRVIVSLNPDVATQASVHFHRGKI from the coding sequence ATGCCTGAACTGCAAAATAACCGGCGCAACCGGGATCAGTTTCTGCGAGAGCTAGTGGCCGAAGTGGCCACGACTTTGCAAGATGTGGTCGGAGCCGACGAAGCGGAGGGCTTCGTGAAAATAGTTGGCCTGCAGATGGGCAAGCGCATCAACGAGGACTACACCACAGCGGAAGACATCGGCCGCTGGAGTTTGCAGGACCTCGCCGATGTGCTCATCGACCTGAAGGCGAAAATCGAAGGCGGATTCAGCGTCGAAAGCATTCAGGAAGATCGCATCGTGCTGGTCAACTCCCGCTGTCCATTTGCGGAGCTGGCCGTGGGCCGCCCGGCACTCTGCCACCTGACTTCGTCTGTCTTTGGGCAGGTGGCCTCCGCACATTTCGGCTACGCCAATGTCGAGATCACCGAGGCCATCGCGCGGGGCGACAAACGCTGTCGCGTCATCGTGAGCTTAAATCCAGACGTCGCCACGCAGGCCAGTGTCCACTTTCACCGGGGAAAAATATGA
- a CDS encoding purine-nucleoside phosphorylase — protein sequence MPERVKAVLVTMFEPGGGQPGELSPYIDLFGLEPIEIPGAGLDHVFANADRSLIAIVAGVGTANTAVSVMALGLCGMFDFSTAHWLVSGIAGVNPREGSLGSVYWADWVVDGDLGHEVDLRSAPQDWPIGIFPLGAKEPYGPSTLESGLFGRPYQRFQINPELLAWAMSETADLALENPPELAGESADFQEFPAAVEAPHVAIGGTLSAARFWHGEHHNEWAEHWIRYWTDGQSKFVTSAMEDTGTMHAIGQLQRMERARQDHVLVMRAGSNFTMPPTGKDAVQNLIGDAEPNYPGMVAALANSSRVGGKIINAWLSA from the coding sequence ATGCCTGAGCGAGTAAAAGCGGTCCTCGTCACTATGTTTGAACCCGGTGGTGGCCAGCCCGGTGAGCTGTCACCCTACATAGATTTGTTCGGCCTGGAGCCGATTGAGATCCCCGGTGCCGGGCTCGACCACGTGTTCGCCAATGCCGACCGCAGCCTGATCGCCATCGTGGCGGGCGTCGGCACGGCCAATACCGCCGTGTCCGTCATGGCGCTGGGGCTTTGCGGCATGTTCGATTTCTCCACGGCACACTGGCTCGTCAGCGGCATTGCGGGGGTCAACCCACGTGAGGGCTCGCTGGGCAGCGTTTACTGGGCGGACTGGGTTGTCGACGGCGATCTGGGACACGAGGTGGACCTCCGCAGCGCACCCCAAGACTGGCCCATCGGCATTTTCCCACTTGGTGCCAAGGAGCCCTATGGCCCGAGCACCCTGGAAAGTGGCTTGTTCGGCCGGCCTTATCAGCGTTTTCAAATCAACCCCGAGTTGCTGGCTTGGGCAATGAGCGAAACCGCCGACCTGGCGCTCGAGAACCCGCCAGAGCTCGCAGGTGAGAGTGCGGATTTCCAGGAGTTCCCCGCAGCGGTCGAGGCACCTCATGTCGCGATTGGCGGGACGCTCTCCGCCGCGCGCTTCTGGCACGGCGAGCATCACAACGAGTGGGCCGAGCACTGGATACGCTACTGGACCGACGGCCAGTCAAAATTCGTCACCTCGGCCATGGAAGACACCGGCACGATGCACGCCATTGGCCAGCTACAGCGCATGGAGCGCGCGCGGCAGGACCACGTGCTGGTGATGCGCGCGGGGAGTAACTTCACCATGCCACCCACAGGCAAAGACGCCGTGCAAAACCTAATCGGCGATGCCGAGCCGAACTACCCCGGCATGGTCGCGGCGCTGGCAAATTCCAGCCGTGTGGGCGGTAAAATCATCAACGCGTGGCTAAGCGCGTAA
- a CDS encoding phytanoyl-CoA dioxygenase family protein, with translation MKPIHYRDTPAIKACYDENGVVLVDGVYTEDQLSQMEQFFEDFKNEKAIFDGSEHYTEEVKAQRQVRALHPHRFSSQVKTWFLEPRVAHVLEALFGRPALGAQTMYYYKPPGASGQAMHQDNHPLATKPAACIGVWSPIDDADEDNGCLRVALGSHKLDIFCAKGTLARNPYEYGDSHISQYPREYPPVAIPVKRGQTLFFHGHTIHGSGPNRTQDRYRRTFIGHYVDQTTEEIAEFYHPILNMQGEVVSGIAIGANGGLC, from the coding sequence ATGAAACCCATCCATTACCGTGATACCCCCGCCATCAAAGCCTGCTACGACGAGAACGGCGTCGTGCTCGTTGACGGCGTTTACACCGAAGATCAGCTCAGCCAAATGGAGCAGTTTTTTGAGGATTTTAAGAACGAAAAGGCCATCTTTGACGGCTCCGAGCACTACACGGAGGAGGTCAAGGCGCAGCGGCAGGTCCGCGCCCTGCACCCCCACCGCTTCAGCAGCCAGGTGAAAACGTGGTTCCTGGAGCCGCGTGTTGCCCATGTGCTCGAGGCGCTCTTTGGGAGGCCCGCGCTGGGTGCCCAGACCATGTATTACTACAAGCCACCCGGCGCGAGCGGTCAGGCCATGCACCAGGACAACCACCCCCTCGCCACCAAGCCCGCCGCGTGCATCGGCGTGTGGAGCCCCATCGATGACGCCGACGAAGACAACGGCTGCCTGCGCGTCGCCCTCGGCTCCCACAAGCTGGATATCTTTTGTGCCAAAGGCACGCTGGCCCGCAATCCCTACGAATACGGGGACAGCCACATCAGCCAATACCCGCGCGAATACCCGCCTGTCGCGATCCCCGTCAAGCGCGGGCAGACACTCTTCTTCCACGGCCACACGATCCACGGCTCGGGCCCCAACCGCACCCAAGACCGCTACCGCCGCACCTTCATCGGTCACTACGTCGACCAAACCACCGAGGAAATCGCCGAATTCTACCACCCCATCCTTAATATGCAGGGCGAGGTCGTCAGCGGCATCGCCATCGGTGCCAACGGCGGGCTTTGCTAA
- a CDS encoding helix-turn-helix domain-containing protein: MSRTPDIHTNIQLIGPGAMERGTGYTTWRPEGSGDWLLIYSRSGRGYCETHDGRRILLNPGSVALWELGAYQSYGTDAAHGTWNIIWAHFNPRAHWRPWLAWAERARGVRIFELTPVHRPAVDEAMETTIRLGRSGLPLAPELAMNALERAVLEIHNAYSELPGSGMDPRIRSVVEWLATLPREDFDSDSLARRCGLSASRFAHVFREQTGTTPQRMLESNRLRVAAELLRNTRLDVQEVAHEVGYEDAFYFSRRFKMAHKKSPSDYRGG; encoded by the coding sequence ATGAGTCGCACGCCCGATATCCACACCAACATCCAACTTATCGGGCCTGGCGCGATGGAGCGGGGAACGGGCTACACGACCTGGAGACCGGAGGGCTCCGGAGATTGGCTGCTTATTTACAGCCGATCGGGGCGCGGATACTGCGAAACTCATGACGGACGGCGCATCTTGCTAAATCCCGGCTCAGTCGCTCTATGGGAGCTGGGTGCCTATCAGTCCTATGGAACGGATGCGGCTCACGGCACATGGAATATCATCTGGGCGCACTTTAATCCACGGGCGCACTGGCGGCCCTGGCTCGCCTGGGCGGAGCGCGCGCGAGGCGTCCGCATCTTCGAGTTGACCCCTGTCCATCGACCAGCGGTGGACGAGGCGATGGAGACCACGATTCGACTCGGTCGCTCGGGCCTGCCGCTGGCACCGGAGCTCGCGATGAACGCCCTGGAGCGCGCGGTGCTGGAAATCCACAACGCCTACAGCGAGCTGCCCGGCAGCGGGATGGACCCGCGCATTCGCTCCGTCGTTGAGTGGTTGGCCACCTTGCCGCGGGAGGATTTCGACAGCGACTCGCTGGCGCGGCGTTGTGGTCTGTCCGCCTCGCGCTTTGCACATGTGTTTCGCGAGCAGACCGGCACGACGCCTCAGCGCATGCTGGAGAGCAATCGCCTGCGCGTGGCCGCCGAGCTACTCCGCAACACCCGGCTGGACGTGCAGGAAGTCGCCCATGAAGTCGGCTACGAGGATGCCTTTTATTTCAGCCGCCGGTTTAAAATGGCGCACAAAAAGTCCCCCAGCGATTATCGGGGCGGTTAG
- a CDS encoding ABC transporter permease, translating to MVGYALRKSLLLLALFLTASALLFAASRLALGDGVLLAQKAPNPERAAQIEAELGLDKPWPTQYVGYLGNFLRGEWGASILNQRPVADEVKNRLPATLELSLSALVIGVLVGLGTTLMGEALPWRWARRLPEALGALGLTVPIFWLGLLLIIIGAAWLGWFPVSGRFDYVLIRPRGTGFLIIDSLTAGDWPALRSTLHHLALPAFCLSFFPAAVVSGLLRARIQEPRWQRLVIALRAKGLSPVTIWLRHGLRLLGAPLIIALGTSFGLLLGGSVLTETVFAWPGMGRYLVGAVLDRDVFIIQYGLLLVMFLIFAVVWLAELLAVALNPRLAQTEEGSDAR from the coding sequence ATGGTTGGTTATGCGCTGCGCAAGTCTCTGCTGTTGCTGGCGCTGTTTTTAACGGCGAGTGCGCTGCTGTTTGCCGCGTCGCGGCTGGCGCTGGGCGATGGCGTGCTGCTCGCGCAAAAGGCGCCCAACCCGGAGCGCGCGGCACAGATCGAGGCCGAGCTGGGGCTGGATAAACCCTGGCCCACGCAATACGTTGGCTATCTGGGCAACTTCCTCCGGGGCGAGTGGGGCGCGAGTATTTTGAACCAACGCCCGGTGGCCGATGAGGTGAAAAACCGCCTGCCCGCGACGCTGGAGCTGAGCCTGTCGGCGCTGGTTATCGGCGTATTGGTCGGGCTGGGGACGACGCTCATGGGCGAGGCCCTGCCGTGGCGCTGGGCGCGGCGACTGCCCGAGGCATTGGGGGCGCTGGGGCTGACCGTGCCGATCTTCTGGCTGGGCCTGCTGCTGATCATTATTGGCGCGGCCTGGCTGGGCTGGTTTCCCGTTTCGGGGCGGTTTGACTACGTGTTAATTCGGCCCCGGGGGACGGGCTTTTTGATCATCGATTCGCTCACGGCCGGAGATTGGCCAGCGCTGAGATCAACGCTTCACCATCTGGCCTTGCCGGCGTTTTGCCTGTCGTTTTTTCCCGCTGCGGTGGTGAGCGGCCTGCTGCGTGCGCGCATCCAGGAACCCCGCTGGCAGCGCCTCGTTATCGCGCTTCGGGCCAAGGGGCTCTCGCCGGTAACGATCTGGCTGCGCCATGGGTTGCGGCTGCTCGGGGCACCGTTGATTATTGCGCTGGGGACCAGTTTTGGGCTGCTGCTGGGGGGCTCGGTGTTAACGGAGACGGTCTTTGCCTGGCCGGGCATGGGCCGGTATTTGGTGGGTGCCGTGCTGGACCGCGATGTGTTTATTATCCAATACGGCCTGCTGTTGGTGATGTTTCTCATCTTTGCCGTGGTCTGGCTGGCGGAGCTGCTCGCCGTGGCGTTGAACCCGCGCCTGGCGCAAACGGAGGAGGGCAGTGATGCGCGTTAA